From the Argentina anserina chromosome 3, drPotAnse1.1, whole genome shotgun sequence genome, the window AGGCATGGGGTTAGCAGCTTTGTTTTCTCTTCTGAACTGCATGACTTGAGCTTGATATCAACAAGACCCATGCACCACATATATTCTAGTAATTTCTACacatctctttttcttatttaaaCATTTGACTAAAATATTTTCATCCAGAATGAAAATAAGTCGCACCATAATACATCATTATAGTTCATACCATCCACAAGTCCACAACACAAGTCATCACCCAAAAATTTAAGAAATGAGATTCTTTCCAACAAAACCACCCCTTGCTTAGCTTAGCCTAAGACTTGAGCATTAAAATTCTTAGAAAATGTTTGTACTCTGATTTACATTAACTTATATTTTGTGAGTTAAACTCGCGACCTATTAGGTTTATAGACTATTACTCTTAATGAGAGTATCTACGTTGAATATGAATTTCATGATTAGCTACTAACTATGTGAATGAGACTGGTTATTAGTTAATTTAATGAGatttattttcttcctttACGGCATTAGCTCATAATTGGATCACTAAAGAATATGCTAAAATCAGATACTGCCAGCCCCAAGATTAAAGATTTCCTTTTGTGCTACTAATCAAAACCACTTCGTGTTGCCCAAGAGGCCAAGAATAGCAAAACTTGGGGCGCccccaaaatcaaaacacacgTGTCGTACATCCCACTTCAACTCCCTCTATATAGACACCCTCTCCTCACCTTCTTCGATCACTCACTGTAAAACCCACCTACTATTCTCTCATATCTTCATCTCGGTAAGCTCTCAAAAACCCTATCTTTATGTCGATTCTCTAACTCTTTCCCAAATCCCCGATCTGGGTACTGATCCTGTTGTGCCGTGTTGTGTTGGGTCGAAGTTAGTTATTGTCTCAGATGGCGACCAAGAGGAGTGTGAGCACTTTGAAGGAGGCTGATTTGAAGGGCAAGAGGGTTTTCGTTAGGGTTGATCTGAATGTTCCTCTTGATGACAGCTGTAACATCACCGATGACACTAGAATCCGAGCTGCTGTTCCCACCATCAAGTACTTGCAGTCAAATGGTGCCAAAGTCATCTTAGCTTCCCACTTGGTGTGTTCCCTCACTCTTCTCCTTCGTTGGGTTGTGTTTTTTTATGATGATCGGATATGTGGGTCTGTTTGGATTTGTGTGTTTGAATCGGAAATTAGGGACCTTTATGTTATGGTCAAGTTAGATCTTGTGGTTGGATTCGTGATGGATTAGATGTTTGATCTGTGCAGATCGAAGTGAAGATCCTTGTGTTTGTTACTTTGTTAGTATCGACTATCTGTAGTGTACAGATTTTATCCTTATTATTTAGCATCgtgttttctttgatttgttGTTTTCAGAAGCTATTTTTATATTGGTGTTGTGAGATCTAAGGTTAGGCTGTATCATATTTATGGATCTTTAAAATAAAGGGAAAAATTTGAAGTTACAGTTGCGCGTAGTTGCTTCCGTTTGGttgattataattttttttcctgtgGCAGCATGATCTGATACAGTATTGTCGAAGTTTCGAACTACTAAAACTAGTGCTAGATGCGAACACTTTCTTCTCACTAATTATTGATATTTAAACTCCGGTTCTTGTCTATGATTGATTTTCttattgtcaaaacaattgtATTCAATCGATTGGCAGGTGTTAAACATCTGCagttttaatgtttttttttttgtacttaTCAAACTAAATCCAGACAACCGTTGAGGTTACTAATGAATTTGTCTTGTTTTTACAGGGACGTCCAAAGGGTGTCACTCCCAAGTACAGTTTGAAGCCTCTTGTGCCAAGACTGTCTGAGCTCCTTGGAGTCCAGGTCTGCTTTTTGACAATTTGCCttctgttgatttttttttgttcatggAAGCTTGAGTTGCTtacttttttctttccttcacaGGTTAAGATTGCTAATGATTGTGTCGGTGAGGAAGTCGCAAAGTTGGTAACCGAGCTTCCAGAGGGAGGAGTTTTACTCCTTGAGAATGTCAGGTTCTACAAGGAGGAAGAGAAGAACGATCCTGAGTTCGCCAAGAAGCTTGCTTCACTTGCAGACGTGTATGTGAATGATGCTTTTGGCACTGCTCACAGGGCTCATGCCTCCACAGAAGGAGTGGCCAAGTACTTGAAGCCTTCTGTTGCTGGATACCTTATGCAGAAGGTATGAACCCTGCAACTAAGCAGTGCACCCACTTAAATTATTAGTACTATGTTTCCCAACTCATTGAATTGATTGTAAGCCACCATTGTTTACTCTAGAAGAATAACATTTCATTCTTGTGGTGATCTCAGGAGCTGGACTATCTTGTTGGGGCTGTGTCAAATCCCAAGAGACCATTTGCTGCTATTGTTGGTGGTTCGAAGGTGTCATCTAAGATTGGAGTCATCGAGTCCTTATTGGAGAAGGTTAACATTCTAGTATTGGGTGGAGGTATGATCTTTACCTTTTACAAGGCGCAAGGGCATTCCGTGGGATCTTCCCTTGTTGAGGAAGACAAGTTAGATCTTGCAAAATCACTTATGGAAAAGGCCAAGGCCAAGGGAGTTTCAATTTTGCTTCCAACTGATGTGGTTATAGCCGATAAGTTTGCTGCTGATGCAAACAGCAAGGTCAGTGCTAGATCAATGTCTGATATACAGTTCCCCTGGTAGTATAATGTTCTTGTGAGATCTCAGTGCTTATGTGCGACTGCAGGTGGTGCCAGCTTCTGCCATACCAGATGGTTGGATGGGATTAGACATTGGACCAGACTCCATCAAGACTTTCAGTAAAGCTCTGGACACCACTCAAACTGTAATCTGGAACGGACCTATGGGTGTGTTTGAGTTTGAGAAGTTTGCTGCTGGTACTGAGGTGTGTAAAAGCTAATTGATTGAAGTTTGCATTCAATAAATTCATTTCAAGTCTGGGTTAAAATTCTGTTAATAGTATAGGCTGAAGACTTCTTattcttatatttttaatatatatatatatatatatatttttttttttgaataggCGATTGCTAAGAAGCTTGCAGAACTAAGTGGCAAGGGAGTTACTACCATAATTGGAGGCGGTGACTCTGTCGCTGCTGTGGAGAAGGTCGGCCTTGCTGACAAAATGAGCCACATTTCAACCGGAGGTGGTGCAAGCTTGGAGCTTCTTGAAGGGAAACCCCTCCCTGGAGTCCTAGCTCTTGATGAGGCTTGAGCTGAAATTTTCTTAGTTCATTCTGCGACCGATAGATGGTTGGTTTGTCAACCAGCATGGATCAAGAGCTGAACTTGTAGAGGCTTAGCCTTATAGGGTAGCTTTGAATAAGTGCTGTCTGGAGTTACCATTTTGCAATGCTTGGAATCGAATTGGATCTTTTTTGGTTGGATCTGTTTAAAAACAATGTATCATCACTAAGCGTTCATGGTTTGGTATAAAATGTGATGTTTTTGTTGTGCAACAATATTGTGAATAATGTTATGATTGAAATAGCAGGGTTCATTCTATCCATTCAGGGCGGAGGTTTCTGCTG encodes:
- the LOC126789367 gene encoding phosphoglycerate kinase 3, cytosolic gives rise to the protein MATKRSVSTLKEADLKGKRVFVRVDLNVPLDDSCNITDDTRIRAAVPTIKYLQSNGAKVILASHLGRPKGVTPKYSLKPLVPRLSELLGVQVKIANDCVGEEVAKLVTELPEGGVLLLENVRFYKEEEKNDPEFAKKLASLADVYVNDAFGTAHRAHASTEGVAKYLKPSVAGYLMQKELDYLVGAVSNPKRPFAAIVGGSKVSSKIGVIESLLEKVNILVLGGGMIFTFYKAQGHSVGSSLVEEDKLDLAKSLMEKAKAKGVSILLPTDVVIADKFAADANSKVVPASAIPDGWMGLDIGPDSIKTFSKALDTTQTVIWNGPMGVFEFEKFAAGTEAIAKKLAELSGKGVTTIIGGGDSVAAVEKVGLADKMSHISTGGGASLELLEGKPLPGVLALDEA